One genomic window of Bactrocera neohumeralis isolate Rockhampton unplaced genomic scaffold, APGP_CSIRO_Bneo_wtdbg2-racon-allhic-juicebox.fasta_v2 ctg7644, whole genome shotgun sequence includes the following:
- the LOC126767542 gene encoding LOW QUALITY PROTEIN: elongation of very long chain fatty acids protein 6-like (The sequence of the model RefSeq protein was modified relative to this genomic sequence to represent the inferred CDS: inserted 1 base in 1 codon) translates to MELLTRHLQSISDTIDFPYMTIWLEDWLDLPIYAAGLYLVLVLWVPENVMKDRKPFNLKLLNTLWNFALTAYSFIGVYYCLPRLXEMVFARSISGLEPSSLRYTKNMTPSMLRNIEIPANFVEGGDVPVKLRGSLDTSICVWKDDMYRRGVIGLLTLSFMLSKIPEMLDTAFLVFQKKSFPFLHWYHHTSVMLYCWHAWITPSSSGLWYAVMNFCVHSLMYLYYSLSSLGYRKQIAPFAPLITFLQIAQMFVGSFICMYVFARYQWFGGCDCSPSNARLALAMYASYLYLFSEYYVKRYVLKTSAKGKQDAKMAAETSSTSLR, encoded by the exons ATGGAGCTCCTCACCCGCCACCTGCAGTCCATCAGTGACACCATCGACTTCCCGTACATGACCATTTGGCTGGAGGACTGGCTCGACCTTCCCATTTATGCGGCCGGCCTCTATTTGGTCCTTGTCCTGTGGGTGCCAGAGAATGTGATGAAGGATCGAAAGCCATTCAACTTGAAGCTCCTGAACACACTGTGGAACTTTGCGCTAACAGCGTACTCTTTTATCGGCGTGTACTACTGCCTCCCGCGGC TTGAGATGGTCTTCGCGAGAAGCATTTCAGGCCTCGAACCCTCATCGCTTCGTTACACAAAGAACATGACACCGTCCATGCTGCGAAACATTGAGATCCCAGCGAACTTTGTGGAGGGCGGTGATGTCCCCGTGAAGCTCCGCGGCAGCCTCGACACGTCCATCTGTGTTTGGAAGGATGACATGTACCGCCGCGGTGTGATTGGTCTGCTGACCCTCTCCTTCATGCTCTCCAAGATCCCGGAGATGCTCGACACCGCGTTTCTTGTATTTCAGAAGAAGAGCTTCCCATTCCTCCACTGGTACCACCACACATCGGTGATGCTGTACTGCTGGCATGCCTGGATCACGCCCAGCAGCTCTGGCCTCTGGTATGCGGTCATGAACTTCTGCGTTCACAGCCTGATGTACCTCTACTACTCACTCTCCTCCCTCGGCTACCGAAAGCAGATTGCTCCCTTTGCCCCACTCATCACCTTTTTGCAAATTGCGCAGATGTTTGTCGGCAGCTTCATCTGCATGTATGTGTTCGCGCGCTATCAGTGGTTTGGTGGTTGTGATTGCAGCCCATCCAATGCGCGTCTGGCCCTCGCGATGTATGCGAGCTACCTCTATCTTTTCTCGGAGTACTATGTCAAGCGGTATGTCCTGAAGACCTCCGCGAAGGGCAAACAAGACGCGAAGATGGCGGCGGAGACGTCTTCCACCTCGCTGCG